CCCTCCCTTCTTTCCGTGTATCTTCTCTCTTATTTACGTCTCCTTCACCGCTCGTCTCTTTTCTCTCCTCGTAGTGAACGTGAGGGAGGTCCTGGAGGGCATTGAGAAGAAGATTCCCTCGTTCCGAGGGCTGAAGTTCAGCGGACTGGATCTAAGAGATCTGGCACAATGCATCAGTTACTGCCGTCCTCGCGGCTGGTCCGTCCTGTACGGAGTGGACGAGGTTGGGCTTCTTTGTGCATCTTTGCAACAATACGTTTACagaaattttataattttaaaatgcaaaattatgtgtttttttttaatattgttttgtgttttttgttagcAACTGCTAGGAGGCTTGACGATGGGGGTCGGCGGTGCCGTGGGGAGgtctgaatattttttatttatttgtacctgCTTTAAAAATTACACTGGGGTCAGTAAACTAAAACTGATCTGCTGatgaattcaaattaaattttctgaTTGTTAGTTTCCTTTATGTTAAAGCAAATATGAACACGATGGCAGTAAAAACCTGCTGTAACATAATCTATATTAACTCCTCTAGTTGTTTCCTTTTGTCCACAGATTTCttggtgccaataattttgttttgacaaaataaactttttcctacttttttttttagcaggaattgtttttattgtttgaaTAAGCAGCATTTAAGTAAAAACATTGAATCTTGAACATACATGTTTTTATGCTCATTTTTATTAAGGGTGCCAATAGTTATTTAATAAGAATTAATGACAATTAATTCATAATTCTGgactttataaacattatttttcgaTGTAGAAATCATGGCTGGGTGTTATGGCCAAAAATTTATtatgatcatttttttattagtctccATCAATAATTATTGATCATTTTTGATGGTCTGTTACAAggctgtatttcttaataaacagcaagagaaaaagttaaaattaaacaGCCGAACAAGTATGGAGAGATACTTatcctaaataaaaataaataaggatcTCACCTTGAGTCAcgttaattaaagaaaatgagtaaaatcaACTGGTATAGTGATGTAACATCAATAAGACACAATAAATGTTAGAAATAtaaactctttttaaaaaataataagcaaattgtacaatttgtttgttgtattccaggttttgtttttatatttttgttaatatatcgtatattttatttttttaatagatttatttttaatatgttcGGGTCAGGCGTCCACTGTcgtctctttccttttttttaacatgatatCATCATTAATGtacataaatatgttttttgacTATCACATTTTTTCCATTCCCCGTCCCTTTCCTCTGCAGTACGTACAATTACGTGGGTGACTTCATGAACAAGATGCTGAGTGCCTTCGAAAAAGGAGACCTCGCTCTCGCACAAAATCTCCAGGTGTGTCTCAGTCCATTTACACTCATCTGTAGTATATCCACAGTACAGGacgtccccgacttacgaacattcgagttacaaatttTCCGAAGATACAAACGGACCACAGTTCTACAAATATTcgtagatgcgaacaaatcgTGGAAGTGTAGCTCAGgtgtattatacaaataatagacactgcagtgcaatATTTACAATTGTATATTACAcattcagtgtgtaagtgaaagtATAAGatgtctgtatacagtatgctttacattgtatattcttGTCAAAGGCATATAAGTCTGTAAGTCATAAGTTATGGCTCCTGGAACGGAACTCATTCGTAAGGACAACCTGCCTTGACTTccactcatttctttatattttgcttccaaaaaggAACACTTTCtttttgaggaatagttctccaggcttcctgacatatttatttttttcgtcTAACATATTATCAGTCCAGTCGCTGACCTGAGccatttcagaggaatgttttttgtttgttaagccacacagtgacctatgcatcattcagatataaaaaaaacccatcgAACTTAAGTTCTGacccagtgagacacaggtGCAGATGGTAAGAGATGGTCaggcggtgattagtatactgatgatgctgaatgctgagtggttggaacagacgagagaggaaatgaggtcgctgctaaGGTGGTTACATAAACAAGCTAATTTTAAACTGgatctttaggcactttacaggctgtcgcagtaaaaccatttgttcctatttctttcatttaatctacatccttaatttgatttaaattgaaCACATGAGGGGGCTCAAGACTTATGTACCGGTAAATACTGTGACTCGTAATAATCACAGTCTGGGCAGTAACTGTAAAACGTCATTTGGTTATAACATCTTTGATTATGTTTCCTTTCTTtacttaatcatttttttttttacgtctcTTATCAGTTTAAATTGCAGGATGTCATGACTTACGCAAACAGTCTAGGTAAGGCCGAAGATTATAcggttttaaaatgtaatactaAACTTTTTTCACAgctatgaatgaatgaaaaagtgtttatttgtCTTCTGACTTTCCTCTAGGTTTCAACCTGTCCATGAATAAGGAGATGATGAGTTTGTGCTCCGGCTTGCCCATGGGTCCTCCGAGGCTGCCGCTGCTCCAGTGTCCCTCCGACCAAGCTCAGGATGTGGTCAATAAACTCCGACAGGACATGGGGGCGTGTcctaaataacacacacaaatcagGCGCGCTGGGTACGCACGGGATGTCACGGTCCCGCACGTGAAGGCTAATGTCGGCACGAGCGCATTTATTCGCTTCCATACAAAACCTGTAacttgatatttttattattttactgtatgaaCACGGCGACAGGTTTCTTTCTCTTAAGGAATCTGTGGTGTGTAGAACACACAGTTCAATAGTACTGTACTAATTTGAAGGGACTGTTGATTAACcacgtactgtacattatacacATGTATACAAAGTAAATTCATATACAGCatataaccatttattaaatatagtagCCTTTTCCTAAACTTTTAtcaaaaatcagaaaaagttCAATAGGCAcacttttgttaatttttttaggttttttcaTAAGATTTTTTCATAAACCTAAATATGTAGGGTTGTAGATTAAATTGTctcaaattttattattttgatatcCAGATCAAACTAAACTCTGATATTCAGTTGCCATGAAAAACTATCCGcccatttttttgcatatttgtaacactttccttttttttttagttctactttagtgatttctttgattCAACAGGCCTGGCAgtaatcttattttatttatttttttatcacagtttattattattacaatttaacAATGAGGGCAATTACCTTTTCACATAGGACTAGGTAGTTTTGGACAGCATTTTTTaccttattaaattaaatagttatttaaaaactgcgttTTGCATTTAATCAGGTTATCTTTGCGtagtataaaattaaaagaaggggaaaaatcAGTgcagtgaaaaagtattttttcacCTTACTGTGTCCTTCTACATCAGGGTCTACGCAGGGCCTGTATGCCTACAGCACGTGAGCATTTATACTTTTTGCACAGGTGTGTCCGGGTACCTCTGCAATTACACTGCCAAACCACCAGTTGGTGTTTCTGCACcatgaaaaaaacaagataGATGATGTCAGAGATAATCATTATGATGTTTAAGTATAAATAGAGGTGTAGAATTTTTTGGCGAGGTGCACATCAGGCTACGCAGTAGAGGAATTGGCTACTTTAGATTTTAAGCTGGAGATACACTGCCTCCTAAATTATTCTGAAATGACTGGGAGTATACATCAACTCGTTGGCTACCGCAAGATTTCTTTTGAAGAAGAAACAAACATATGAATGTAAAACAGGCAACAGCAGTTTTAATTCAttgctgagcaaaaaaaaaaagaagaaacaattGCGTCCTCTAGGTTGATTGGCAGGTTGAGTCTGTGCGCACTGTACGCTATGCAGCAGCTCTGAAAGACCAAACATGTttgatatacagtggaaccttggattatgagcataatttattccggaagcgggctcatattccaaaacactcgtaaaccaaaacgaattttcctataagaaataataaaaactctaattattcgttccactgcccaaaataaatacataaaaataatttaacaaaatataaagtgaaaataaaacaacctgcactttaccttttaaaaaaaagtaaaaataaatccggaCAGACAAGATTttctgtttgtgcgcgcaggcgctttgtatgtgtgtgtagctgtttcaatctaaagtaagctcctgTTTCCACCTTCtagtcttacacagttacccttcctccactctttttacacaccCGCACATACAACgataacactgttttatcagaaaaataagcaagaaatttctctaatgacactcgattgagcgacacactaacggaatcactgctgtaaagtaaaaataaaaccaattaacctgcactttatctttgaaaaaaatcgcgacagagcagtgtttctgtgtagagcagagagaaagagtgtgtgtgtttgtctgtgaaggcaaaagtaggaggggtctgtgtgcgtgtgtgtgtgtgtagacacaaagagcaggctgagccttgagcaaagagagaaaatggatctttaacctctctaatgagacttgcaaAATAGGACAGACTCAGCACCTGTGATGGGCAAAGTATGCAAATCCTGTACTTGGTCAAATATAACTAAAGTACAAGTAGaggttatacatttatattcataGTTGAGTAAAAGTTTGAAGGTTCACAACTTTTAATTTGGTTAAGTATCAAAAGTACTCAGCTTGTATTAGCTCACAGTAAGCTTCTTCATAGAAAaagattctctctctttcttgctccGTCTTTGCTTTCCATCTAAGAACGTGCTATTTTCATCACTGTCCAACCAGCTCACGTTCTGATTTTAAACATCTGCAATGATATTAAGCGCGTCACAAAGGAAACACTATTACAAATAACGGTCAGCAGGTGGCGACATTCCCACTTCAAATACTACTCACCATTTAATGCAACTGCGTGCAGAAAGGTAGTGAAGTACAAGTACAGATATTTCCTGTACAGTGTACTGgaggaaaagtaaaaataaaaaaaattgtctaatAATCCTAGACAAAATCCTGTATGAAGTCatgtagtgttttatttttttaaacagattttggTTAATTGCTAGAAGAGATaaggagaaataaaacattatttaatatgGCATAAAAGAGTATTAATCTCTAATTAATTGAAACATTCCTTCTGCTTATGTTTAAAGATTAAATGTGAAattgaataaaacaaatatgttttaaagaagcGCTGTGTTTAAACACAAAGGGTTACCCTTTTGAGAAATAACTTGGTGTCTTAACCCCTTAATACCAATTTTCCCAAAATTATTCTCCCAATTATGGAGAGCACCTACTCTCAGTGTGATGTGTAGTTTGTTTCCGTCCTCagacacatttaaatataagaAGTTTTACTGTCGTACTTCCGATGCTGTGTGAAATCCATGGCAGGTAGGAATTTCAAGTTGAGGGTGAGTTTTCTGTAACGTTTCCTGATTGGAGGCTGAGACCACTAGTCGAATGCAACGCCATTCTTACcatttttttaagttctttttttcttctcctacGTATTGTTAAAAAGTGACCTGActtcacagatttttttaatattcaaataCTTCACTTTaggtttgttttactttatagcTGCTAAACCATAATCACATGATTGCTTCTAAAGTTTGGGGAACATCACCCATCACGAGCGGTTAAAAATAGTTTCTCTTGAACTTTAAAtagcaacaacagcaacataAATTAACCAGCTgagagtgatttttttattgcgAGGTAAATGAGTGTTATAACAAAGCGTGAAGTTTATTCCGAAATGGAATTATCACAATGATCATTTAGATCATTAGCATGATTTTATTTGGCTTAAAACACTCAGTCACTTACTTGTCGGCTATatcacttaatcctgtattcagggtggcggggcacaccctggacagggtgccaatccataacagggcacacacacttattcacacactacaggcaatttgggatcgctaattagcctaatatgcatgtctttggactgtgggaggaaaccggagtacatggaggaaacccaccaagcacggggagaacatgcaaactccatgcacacagagacaggaatcgaacctaaaaaaaaaaattgtttttactgCACAGTTAAACTTTCTCAGTACGAGTTTTGATCTTTTTtgccatgaaaaaaataaactcgataaactgtaaatatatatatatatatatatatatatatatatatataaatgaacgTATACATTTTTCAATCTCTCGCCCAGAGAAGTGATGATTTACAATGAACCTGTGTGTACTGTCTTCATGTAACTGTGtgtatttaacgcattaaagttttaattatttttatcaatttattcatttatcatttataatggaaagcttaaaaaaaaatctttgtaacacatttatagaAATTTCATTTTCAGTGTgataaattaaaatgcattttttcattataaaataaatgtataaaaataaatttaaaaaattgtcataTGTTTCTGCAGTAGtagaagtaataataataataataataccaaataGGTTTAATTCAtgtcttgcaaaagtattcatatccCTTGTACCATTCCACATTTTGCCATGTTATAACTTCAAACgttaaaaaacatattgttgTATTAATTGGATTTTATGTtttagaccaacacaaagtaaGCCAACATAATTGTAAATGATAAAtgcttttacaaataaaagccccctttactctgatacctctaactaaaatccagtggaaccgaTTGCCTTCAAAAGTCCTGCATAGAGTCcagctgtgtgtaatttaatctcagaatcaatacagctgttctgtgaagccctcagaggtttgttaaagaacattagtgaacaaacattATGAAGcacaaagaacacaccagacagatcagggataaagttgtggagaagtttaacATAGggttagattataaaaaaaaaaaaagtcccaagctttgaacatctcacgAAGTACTGTTCAATCCATCTTTCAAAAATGGAAAGCGTACgacacaactgcaaacctaccaagacatggtaAACTGACAGGCgaggagagcattaatcagagaaatCGACAATTCTGGCCTTTGGTAGTGGAACGCTAACAACTGCATGGTGGCGGCAGCATCGCGTTGTGAggatgcttttcttcagcatttacatttacatttaggcatgtcatacgcttttatccagagtgacttccaggacaatgaccctaaaAATACAGCCAGAGGTACAATGTATTGGTTTAGATCAAAGCACATTCATGTGTTAAAACGGctcagtcaaagtccagaccaaAATCCAACTCAGAATCTGTGACGAGTCTTGAAAATTGCTGTTCACTGCAATTTAATCTGACAGAGCTTGAGATGATTTACAAAGAAGAACAGGTGGAAATTTCACTCTCCAGATGTGCAAAGCAGGAAATACACCCCAAAAGACTGTAATTATGGTGAAAAGTGGTTCTACAACTTGACTCGGGGGGgtgctgaatacaaatgcatgcaacacttttcagatatttatttataaaaaataaaataaaattccttccacttcacaataaTGTGCCACTTTGCGTTAGTCTATCATATAAaatcctaataaaattaatttgggTTTGTGGTTGTAAAGTATGAAggggtataaatatttttgcaaggcactgtaagtTTGCCACTGTTATTGATTTGATCAcactgctttatatatatattttttggctgTCTTATTAAAATCTTAACCCCTAGCACTCAGCTGTAAGTCTGATGAACCTCTCATCTCAGTTATATAAACTCCGAGGCCCGTTCCAAAGGTCTTGAAAAATGTACTTGAACTGTAGTTTTCAAGAAACAATTTACATAAACATtgatattaaaatgattttgaaataggaaacccaaaataaaaagctttaataATCCTGTAGATGTCATCACGTTGGACAAAAACATCTGACAAATAAACAacttatacactttttttttttttttacctttatgctATAAAACCTATAGTGTGTTGTATTTATGAATATGGACCAAAAATTAAACACGTTTATTTTAAGGTTACAAGATCAGCATAACCTTCAAATGTAGAATTAATTTAAGAAAcgaacaaactaaaataaaatacatttaagttaaatactcattatttatttaccaaagCCACAGGGAGCCACAGCAGAAGGTTAAAAGAGCCACATGTGGCTCCGGAGCCGCGGGTTGCCGACCCCTGTTCTAGACGCTcataattaattacataattaatcGTCTGACAACCTTcttaaacacactctctctcttactatctctctctctctatctcctgCACTCTCAATTCCAAAAATATTAGCAGATTGAGAAATCCCTGTTTTTGAGAAACTTCCAAACACCATGCCAAGGCAAACTGTTTGtgatttagagagagagagagagagaaacaggatCTGGAAAGAGTTTTAACCAATGAGTTGCAGAACctcacatttttatttgcataccTGGATCAGTTTAAGAGTGAACCTCAGTGGACTTTGCTTTACAGTGTGTATCATCGTGTTGTATCTGCACCATGGTGTGGAGCGTTTTGTGGATTTCGGCTCGGGTGCTGGTGTTTACGAGCCTCCTGGTGCCAGGCTCAGGGCGCGTCTTGAATGAGGGAGAAAAATGTGGAGGCGGCATTAGGGACACGTGTGATTCTGGTCTTATCTGTCAGCCTATCGAGCGCCATCCCATTTTATTCTTCGCTGAAGGAGTGTGCTCCAGTAGGTGGTCACAAACACATTCAGAGGTTACGGACAGtctgtttatttctgtaattaGTTTAACTGCTCCGTGCCGGGGTTCGATTTATGACCATGTTTTATTTCCAAAGCAGCGTTATGACTTGTGATGTGCGCATGTTCCTCATGTTTGGCTGCTCCATTTCTCAGGAGGTGTAGGTTGTAACTGTTCTGAGGTCGAGTGCCCACCATGGCGCCGCTTCTGTCACAGCCGCATCGTGACCGATCCGTGTGGGTGTTGTGAACACTGCCCCAAGCGGAAAGGCGAGGTGTGCGGTGGGCCAAGCTGGAGATATGGTAACTGTGATTCAGATTTGGTTTGCGCCGTCGTTGTGGGGCTCGAACCGGTTACACCTCCACAGTTAGGCGTGTGCAAAGGTAACGTATCCTCACTTATCACCATCCTGTACATATACACTCACACCACGTTTACTGCATCAAGTGCtttcaaaagcacaaaaaataaaataaagtgatatatttcatattaatttataattttatccCACTGCATTAATTCTGCTCAGTCACTGTTGCTATTCctgtcactctttctctctttatttaactctctcgttctcttcttttctctttcagcGGTGCCAAAACATCTTAAAAAGATCTTCCCTGTTCATCTTTGTCCTGTTCAAAACGGTTGCAACGTGCATGTTGGAACTTGTGATTGTTATACAGACCAGGCCTGTGATGCATCATTTTCATATAGCACCTATGAAGCCTGCAATAAAGTTCTAAtgggtgagacacacacacacacacacacacacatagttaaACACTCACATGTTCATGTAACACACTTAATTCCCAGTTAAGTTAAGGCCAAACGTTTGACTGTTACCGTTCATTCAGCTAAAGGTAAGAACTTGTTTTCCAACA
This region of Clarias gariepinus isolate MV-2021 ecotype Netherlands chromosome 9, CGAR_prim_01v2, whole genome shotgun sequence genomic DNA includes:
- the npl gene encoding N-acetylneuraminate lyase, which codes for MYPESEKLTGLIAATFTPLTPQGELNLAVIGPYVDHLLEKQGVRSVFVNGTTGEGCSLSLEERKKLAEEWCRQGKGKLDKIIVHVGCLSIKDSQELARHAASVGAHAIAVMSPSFFKPSSAEALQMFLKEVASAAPQLPLYYYHLPSLTGVNLNVREVLEGIEKKIPSFRGLKFSGLDLRDLAQCISYCRPRGWSVLYGVDEQLLGGLTMGVGGAVGSTYNYVGDFMNKMLSAFEKGDLALAQNLQFKLQDVMTYANSLGFNLSMNKEMMSLCSGLPMGPPRLPLLQCPSDQAQDVVNKLRQDMGACPK
- the LOC128529813 gene encoding cysteine-rich motor neuron 1 protein-like, which gives rise to MVWSVLWISARVLVFTSLLVPGSGRVLNEGEKCGGGIRDTCDSGLICQPIERHPILFFAEGVCSRGVGCNCSEVECPPWRRFCHSRIVTDPCGCCEHCPKRKGEVCGGPSWRYGNCDSDLVCAVVVGLEPVTPPQLGVCKAVPKHLKKIFPVHLCPVQNGCNVHVGTCDCYTDQACDASFSYSTYEACNKVLMADWMYDPDESKPIEPAQPMPPCMEWRCIVQGCECVCKMMPCTYIKQLYEPECCKILKESGCNNTSCPEIPPPSCPADSFITQPHSEPGQCCPNISAMCTCDFQTCPPKPDYCPLGELPEVVKKGNGHPGTCCDRYECVKQNFN